TATTCAGTAAAACCTGTTAAACCAAAAatcagtaaaagaaaaaatgttggcGAGTCAAAAACTGGTAGTAAAAAGACCAAGATCGGAaaggtaataattaaaattatttctaaaatattacacacacacacacacacacacacacacacacacacacacacacacacacacacacacacatacacacacacacacacacacacacacacacacacacacacacacacacacacatacacacacacacacacatacacatttttaatatcaattgaaATGTTACTTTATTTCATATATCAGCAATCGGAATCATACAAGGATATTTTTATGGATTTGATATCAAAAGGGAATGTTGAAAATGATGTATTGAACACATTAACAATGAAGGAAGGAAATAATTCATACACTTTTAAATGTCCTGTTGCACCACACTGTGAAGACTACGCTATGTTATTCAGCATTACAAAATTAGTACAATTCAAGATATTCCGTCAGATGAAAGGTTAGTAAAAAACTATGGACtataacatgtttaaaataaaaaatataaaaagtgaaTTTTTATACTAGATGGAAACATGCGGAAGCTAGTATTAAAATTCATACATCTACTAGAGATACAAAAGATTCGAACATTTCAAACAAAATCAATGACGTTGTTCGTGAAATATTGGACCGGTTTTCAGCAGAtcctaagaaaaaaattattaaaaatactaaaaaataaattaacaacaatttaaatgtatatactatattatcaatattgcgaattataaacatttataatttaatgattgtgttatgtgctgccccttcagggattctctatgtagatgatttggaaataatggtagccaaattagatttataatacaatgttttattagaacaGATATAAAATgtcgtggtaatagtagtagtagtcgtcgtcgtgtatatggctagtggcgtgaagtcgcttctgcgttgctggtccaggtacatATGTCTTTACTGTGTTTccagccctcctatatatgatgtcgattcctttgatggatcctgcgcaTGGACGGGGCGGTGTATGTAGCTGGTTGTAGctaagttgttattctcgcaaccgcCGCTCGTGACTTGTTGTTGGCCGCTCCGCTTGATTAGTTTGCCAAAATAGGATATagtttctaactatgaggttacgtctaggagaccataacaactcaaggagaactgcctctccgagtataataatacttatatactaatacatgAATTGAGTgcgtaaagctattcctttacaccTCCCTgccaaaaaaaagattattagcCTGTAAGGTTAAGAATCTTTAACAATACTATTTAAGTTCAATAGTCAACAGTAGTTGATTTTGCAATTTGGTATACATtgatatttacaatttgttataatttttacatttcattacaatcttgtttataacaagttacaataattgatagatatatatatgttttacatttacaattttgttataataggttacaatttgttatacatattttatgacattttacatttataatgtaatttacaatattatttaattacattgtgttcttcttttttttttttatatgataaaatttgaatacataataatataaattctgattacctgaaattataatattagaagtgttaaaatgtttagtttattatataatataagtttatatttccccttttgaatacaatatttgttagttatattaaatcttCCACCAATTGATAagttatgtgaataatataataaattgttacacATATATGTCAACATAATTTCATTTACTTAGGATATTCGAGTATATAGCTTGGATCTCTTGTTTTctctattaatttaagtaattcctTACATTCTCCGTTACAATGGTCATTCATAAAGAGTTCAATATTTCTggttatcttatttaattttttgaaatcataaCGTTCGTTTAATCTTTTGTTTGCTTTTAATATGTGCCAGTTAAAGCATACCGGTTCCATCTTATTTTccttaagtttataaatatgtacttcggtgcttaatatttttttttaattcttcgataaatctaaaataatataactgtgtTAAGAGGCCGTCCTGGTAAAAGTGAAAAACATACAACGCTCAAGAGATGGCGTTGTGCGCCGTATCGCCGCCGTCGCGGCAGTCTGTAACCACGCCCATAGTCTACGCGACGCGGTCCGCGCGTAGTGACGCGGGagaggtacattattattacacagaCCGTCGTTCAGGTTGTTTGGAGTCGTAGCATAAATTGTCACCCGTGCATTTCTTATATGTATACTGGCACGTGAAACGTGGCTGCTAAATCACGAGCCGCGccctatttattaattaaagctCCTGTTTACTTAGAAATTTTAACCAATAAATTaagcatacaaattattatacaccataacTCGATTTATATTTCTAAcccaattacttttttaaaatacatgtaaaatattaatttgtcattacgattaaatagattttttagtaAAAGTGTTGCGTATTTTACGTTGTAACTTATAAGTGACATGAAGCAATTTTTGTACGATAATTTAATctcctaaataaatattagcatttagcaacattttaaatagttttgattagtaaatattgatgttatttacttattttaattttaaacataatacctacataaaatataaagttgattgttgcacataatatttagtaaataaatacctttaattataactataattatttatattattgcaatttgcagtacatatgtaaaaaaataatctgtATAAACTAaacatgttcattgttcatataatgtatataaattaaaattaaattatgtatgtatctTCAAATGTACAGAACACATGTACtgatatataacaaataatttaaacacaacATTTGGattaatgacaatttattataattgaccACTTAAATTAATGCTAGTGTTCATAGATAATGGATAACTgacgaactataatattataattcacctatgcttttattttatgaaatgtcataatatttacatgatattatctatgtaaaaagggcatagttatatatatatatatatataataataaaataaaatataatacaaaattgcataatacaaattatgcaATTAACattttacgtatttattttacgttgtaataaaaaaaaacatccgtAACAATATttacactcataaaaattaatttgtatacaaaataaataatttaatatattattaaatacatatgatacaaatattttcataacttattttttaaataaaaatgggtacaaatattttttaattttttaattttagtggtTTTAAACCATTTCAAACGGAATATTTGGgtaaatattggttttattagTATAACGCTGAACATTTTTTCTTTCCAAAGAGTCTTCATCAAACTCTTGGTTTTTCATGAAGTTATGCTTACTGAGACCGGAGTATTAAATTATGGGTAATGCTAGAAAATAATCCTGCCAGAAGTTTTGTACTCCACCCAAAGGtttgatataaaaaagtaatattaatacctgTGTCaacaattgttaatattaattttacaacaaaGAATATTCCCATTAGCCCAGACACAAAAGTTCCAACTGTCGTAAACCAACCCcacaatttaaataacttatctTCTACCATTTTCCCGATCGTGTTTTCGTCtatcaaatatttgaattgcAGACCTTGGTTAGTCGTATCATATCCCATAGATTGTCTGATTATATTATTCGTAGCAGCTTTCACTTCTTGCGGGAACAATATATGCTGTTGAAAAGCTTTCATTGTGTCCTGTGTATATATACCGGCATTCATTAGGAAATCCGGATTTTTGTACGACCATGTCCAGGACGTAGCTGGCTTAAGCTTTTGTGGTTTCTTAATTTCCTGTATATTTGGTAGAATGGCAAACCAATCACCGCCCAATTCGAATGCAGGTGGTAGAAGTACATTGCAGTCTACCTGTGTTCcaaattgttgtaaaatatgtgttttgggagccataaataatgttttgttattgtataaCACCGGCAgttcattaaaacaattatttttttgtgatatttctACGTtaacttttttgcattttatcaagtaaataATTTCACTGACTTTTATTGCCGTAAACCCTGGTCCACCGCCCATTAAATACGCAAACTCCGAAAGACTAGAAGACGCTAATGTGAGTCGTTGCTCTAGTAATTTTCTTTCTAGCTCACATTGTTTTAGTATTATATCGTTATACAACGATGTAATTGTTGATTTAAAGAAATTTTCGacataaacaaattttgtatttatgtagGCTAACAAATCAGTATTTTGAGTAGTTATAGTTGttcgtgtaaaataatttaaaaatgtaggttctgttaaaattaataactgcaTATGTTCAGTCTGAATAACTGGAATTCCTGTGCAGGCAAAcgtttttttgactttttttaaagCAAAGACTATTTTGTCAGTCTCCACGATATAAGTGTATGTCTTTGAAATTTCATCAATAGTATTTGACGTAACTAATGACGCTGGTCCATCATATAGGACACTGAAATCGTGTTCTTCGCAGTTCATGTTATTGTTTGACCAGATGGTTTCACCTTTAAAAGCATCAATGCCGTaattatctgataatttaagTTTTGTACCTGTTGGAAGTATAAGAATGTTATCTTTGGTGTTCGCTGTTGCCATACCTtcagataacaatattttaaattttgcttgGACAACGACGTTTTCCCATTCccctttatttgatttaaaattttcgcCTTTACAATTGCCATACTTATCTAGTGACCCTACCATTGTATTTGAAACATATGTTGTTTCGTTGATTTTTAAGTCTGTAACTACACTTCTTAGTGGAAAAGTATAGGATTGTTTCTGATGAACCTCTGAACATCGAGCACTTCCTAGTTCGATAATGTCAGAAAAGTATCCGCCCTCCACCACTTGCGCATCTTCAAACGCCGAGCATCTCGTTATAAAATAATCCACAGATATTAAAcacgatttaaaaataactggatatgtt
This genomic window from Metopolophium dirhodum isolate CAU chromosome 1, ASM1992520v1, whole genome shotgun sequence contains:
- the LOC132941652 gene encoding uncharacterized protein LOC132941652, which translates into the protein MYFNQVLFVVIANIINFTLGFIAYDCGGSNLNITSFDSLEVEKCDIPIPTETQQIQRIQLLQKIETYPVIFKSCLISVDYFITRCSAFEDAQVVEGGYFSDIIELGSARCSEVHQKQSYTFPLRSVVTDLKINETTYVSNTMVGSLDKYGNCKGENFKSNKGEWENVVVQAKFKILLSEGMATANTKDNILILPTGTKLKLSDNYGIDAFKGETIWSNNNMNCEEHDFSVLYDGPASLVTSNTIDEISKTYTYIVETDKIVFALKKVKKTFACTGIPVIQTEHMQLLILTEPTFLNYFTRTTITTQNTDLLAYINTKFVYVENFFKSTITSLYNDIILKQCELERKLLEQRLTLASSSLSEFAYLMGGGPGFTAIKVDCNVLLPPAFELGGDWFAILPNIQEIKKPQKLKPATSWTWSYKNPDFLMNAGIYTQDTMKAFQQHILFPQEVKAATNNIIRQSMGYDTTNQGLQFKYLIDENTIGKMVEDKLFKLWGWFTTVGTFVSGLMGIFFVVKLILTIVDTGD